A section of the Enterococcus montenegrensis genome encodes:
- a CDS encoding HAD family hydrolase, with protein MINAIVFDVDDTIYDQQQPFRNAVHRIIPLVTDNDMHDLYIRFRFHSDETFCKVAKGEWTLTYMRNLRIMESLKDLDYPQITEATALEFQKIYEEELDNIVMHDAVFETLNFLKAQNIPISIITNGPTDHQYKKIIQLNLLNWVKEDNVIISQATGFQKPDREIFQLAEKEFNLTAENTLYVGDSFENDVVGAKSAGWKSLWFNHRNRQIPAGEQAVQDIKLTSFAQLTPTIKAIFAE; from the coding sequence TTGATTAACGCAATTGTTTTTGACGTCGATGACACAATTTATGACCAACAGCAACCTTTTCGCAACGCTGTCCACCGTATTATTCCTTTAGTAACAGATAACGACATGCACGACCTTTACATTCGTTTTCGTTTTCATAGCGACGAAACATTTTGCAAAGTTGCCAAAGGGGAATGGACATTAACGTATATGCGTAACTTACGCATCATGGAGTCTTTGAAGGATTTGGACTATCCACAAATCACAGAGGCCACAGCTTTAGAATTTCAAAAAATTTATGAAGAAGAGTTGGACAATATCGTCATGCACGATGCTGTTTTTGAAACATTAAACTTTTTAAAGGCCCAAAATATTCCAATCAGTATCATCACAAACGGCCCGACTGACCACCAATACAAAAAAATTATCCAACTAAATCTTTTAAACTGGGTTAAAGAAGATAACGTCATTATTTCACAGGCAACAGGTTTTCAAAAACCTGATCGCGAAATTTTCCAGCTCGCTGAAAAAGAGTTTAATCTTACTGCAGAAAATACATTATATGTCGGAGATAGTTTTGAAAATGATGTTGTTGGCGCTAAAAGCGCTGGCTGGAAATCTTTATGGTTTAATCACCGTAACCGTCAAATTCCAGCTGGAGAGCAAGCAGTTCAAGATATTAAACTGACTTCATTTGCGCAACTAACCCCAACAATTAAGGCAATTTTCGCTGAGTAA
- the spxA gene encoding transcriptional regulator SpxA, with protein sequence MLTLYTSPSCTSCRKARAWLQEHEIPFVERNIFSEPLNITELKAILQMTEDGTEEIISTRSKVFQKLNIDLDELPLKELLDLVQNNPGLLRRPIMIDEKRLQVGFNEDEIRRFLPREVRQLELRHAQLMAGL encoded by the coding sequence TTGTTGACACTTTATACTTCCCCTAGCTGTACATCGTGCAGAAAAGCTCGCGCGTGGTTGCAAGAGCACGAAATTCCCTTTGTAGAACGCAACATTTTTTCAGAACCTTTGAATATCACTGAATTAAAAGCGATTTTACAAATGACTGAAGATGGTACCGAAGAAATTATTTCTACTCGGTCAAAAGTCTTCCAAAAATTGAATATTGATTTAGATGAATTACCATTAAAAGAATTGCTAGATTTGGTACAAAACAACCCTGGTTTATTACGTCGTCCAATTATGATCGACGAAAAACGTCTACAAGTTGGTTTTAATGAAGATGAAATCAGACGTTTCTTACCACGCGAAGTACGCCAATTAGAATTACGGCATGCACAATTAATGGCTGGATTATAA
- a CDS encoding adaptor protein MecA, whose translation MEMEHINENTIRVLIKSEDLAARGITFLDLLGNHNEIENFFYSILEEVDVNEEFKGSEAVTFQVLPKGDGLELFISKNIPNEEFNNLEQIADGSAEEVSDFLKKHIAEQLQEVEETEEETTDIKRDYVFEMIDFEQMIQLAHEFEGEGIVSNLYELNHFYFLEIRFTDEYLLKNQIDDYLAYLSEFARLSQVTPEVLAEHGKLLMELDALGITRRYF comes from the coding sequence ATGGAAATGGAACATATTAACGAAAATACAATTCGTGTTCTCATTAAAAGCGAAGATTTAGCTGCCCGGGGAATTACCTTTTTAGATTTATTAGGTAACCACAATGAAATTGAGAACTTCTTTTATAGTATTTTAGAAGAAGTTGATGTCAACGAAGAATTCAAAGGCAGTGAAGCTGTCACTTTCCAAGTTTTGCCAAAAGGTGATGGTTTGGAATTATTTATCAGTAAGAATATTCCGAATGAAGAATTTAATAATTTGGAACAAATTGCTGACGGCAGTGCTGAAGAGGTGAGTGATTTCTTGAAAAAGCATATTGCAGAACAATTACAAGAAGTCGAAGAGACAGAAGAAGAAACAACGGATATCAAACGCGATTACGTCTTTGAAATGATAGATTTTGAGCAAATGATTCAATTGGCCCATGAATTTGAGGGCGAAGGAATTGTAAGTAATCTTTATGAGTTGAATCATTTTTATTTCTTGGAAATTCGTTTCACAGATGAATACTTATTAAAAAATCAAATTGACGATTACTTAGCGTACTTAAGTGAATTTGCTCGTTTGAGTCAAGTAACGCCAGAAGTGCTAGCCGAACACGGTAAGCTTTTGATGGAACTTGATGCTCTAGGAATTACCCGTCGTTACTTTTGA